From the genome of Deinococcus sp. AJ005, one region includes:
- a CDS encoding DUF4129 domain-containing protein, which produces MSWRAYGLALFPLAAAGWLPWWATALLCVLFGLAVRWPRWEEGRLLLSLLIVGGAAVALAPAALAQGRTALVGLALHYLALFFVVIALNWSANRITDGLRRSRGALFVPLLIGLLAPQPGLLLALAGGLLAIPGRDERMGRRPEQPTPRVWWVVGAALAALLVFSVLLPRQAVNWAALGEPSPPAANVQTAPPPNQPPPPDLGQTPSAPTSPGLELPFQFTIDNVFLPVDAILLGGLLLLVAGGGLLFRLRREEGRKARLIEILMVAGLLLTGALWLAAGVLLSGGGGGGAAGAAQTMGPGAGNALGQLLSNITGWRQIDISGFMRALLWLSLVMLFALAAALLWLNFTQAGEKEGDGKVLPGLKGEAAAPAQPALHRVRLAYRQAEEMLRQHGRGRLAAETPVGYAARLSGFDPVLTGPLDTLTRAYGPVRYGGRVTDEDAAQAEAAAQELAGMLPDLPPPHDPSEDSDPSEDAPDSLPTKENP; this is translated from the coding sequence GTGTCCTGGCGGGCTTACGGGCTGGCGCTGTTTCCGCTGGCGGCGGCGGGCTGGCTGCCGTGGTGGGCCACCGCGCTGCTGTGCGTGCTGTTCGGCCTGGCCGTGCGCTGGCCGCGCTGGGAGGAAGGCCGCCTGCTGCTGAGTCTGCTGATCGTGGGCGGCGCGGCGGTGGCCCTGGCCCCGGCAGCGCTGGCGCAGGGCCGGACGGCGCTGGTGGGTCTGGCCCTGCACTATCTGGCCCTGTTTTTTGTGGTGATTGCCCTGAACTGGTCCGCCAACCGCATCACCGACGGCTTGCGGCGCAGTCGTGGGGCGCTGTTTGTGCCGCTGCTGATCGGGCTGCTGGCCCCACAGCCGGGGCTGCTGCTGGCGCTGGCCGGGGGACTGCTGGCGATTCCGGGCCGTGACGAACGGATGGGACGGCGTCCCGAGCAACCGACACCCCGCGTGTGGTGGGTGGTGGGCGCGGCGCTGGCAGCCCTGCTGGTCTTCAGCGTGTTGTTGCCGCGTCAGGCCGTGAACTGGGCGGCGCTGGGAGAGCCGTCGCCTCCTGCGGCTAACGTGCAGACCGCGCCGCCCCCCAACCAACCGCCACCCCCGGACCTGGGCCAGACGCCGTCTGCCCCCACCTCGCCCGGCCTGGAATTGCCGTTCCAATTCACCATCGATAACGTTTTTCTGCCTGTAGATGCCATCCTGCTGGGCGGGCTGCTGTTGCTGGTGGCAGGTGGCGGGCTGCTGTTCAGACTCCGCCGGGAGGAGGGACGTAAAGCCCGCCTGATCGAGATCCTGATGGTGGCGGGGTTACTGCTGACCGGGGCGCTGTGGCTGGCGGCAGGCGTGTTGCTGTCCGGCGGAGGTGGGGGCGGCGCAGCAGGGGCAGCGCAAACGATGGGTCCCGGCGCGGGCAACGCACTGGGGCAACTGCTCAGCAACATCACCGGGTGGCGGCAGATCGACATCAGCGGCTTTATGCGGGCGCTGCTGTGGCTCAGTCTGGTGATGCTGTTTGCGCTGGCCGCAGCCCTGCTCTGGCTGAACTTCACGCAGGCCGGGGAGAAAGAGGGGGACGGGAAGGTCTTGCCGGGGCTGAAGGGTGAGGCTGCCGCCCCCGCCCAGCCCGCCCTGCACCGTGTCCGCCTCGCCTACAGACAGGCCGAGGAAATGCTACGGCAGCACGGGCGCGGCAGGCTGGCCGCCGAAACCCCGGTAGGCTACGCGGCGCGGCTGTCGGGCTTTGATCCCGTCTTGACTGGCCCGCTGGACACCCTGACCCGCGCGTATGGCCCGGTGCGCTACGGCGGGCGCGTGACCGACGAGGACGCTGCCCAGGCCGAGGCGGCAGCGCAGGAACTGGCCGGGATGCTGCCCGATCTGCCGCCCCCCCACGATCCATCCGAAGACTCTGATCCATCCGAAGACGCTCCCGACTCCCTGCCAACAAAGGAAAATCCATGA
- the rpoD gene encoding RNA polymerase sigma factor RpoD, translated as MAESTKASPEQATDIPEAAPQAAEKKPRTRVGGAKPAVAKAVAAEEASANSAPVKKPAAKKAATAKTDGDAPVKAAAKKPAAKKAVTEADAAEPKAKAPAKKAAPKKTATAAEATAEAPAKADKKMAAVKAPSGKAAGKAPAAPKAAVADKPYYAHPGIQELLKNGKVAGVLASEDIVTALATALEANGLDPENPENADAFEDLQLYIAAQNIEVQDADEDDEEESEDEETEDGPAAARATNQPDDEEKYFDDMPRAVSNDPVRQYLHEIGRVPLLTLEEEIALARRIEEGEEARKILEEELEMEDRARRRQMRQVEDGAAARQGLIEANLRLVVSIAKKYTGRGLGFLDLIQEGNQGLIRAVEKFEYRRRYKFSTYATWWIRQAINRAIADQARTIRIPVHMVETINKLTRTARQLQQELSREATHEEIAEAMGPGWDANKVEEVQKVSQEPVSLETPIGDEKDSFYGDFIPDDNLDSPVDNAAKTLLSEELEKALSKLTEREAMVLKFRKGLVDGREHTLEEVGQRFSVTRERIRQIENKALRKLKYHESRTRKLRDFLD; from the coding sequence ATGGCAGAGTCCACCAAAGCATCACCCGAACAAGCAACTGACATCCCCGAAGCGGCTCCCCAGGCCGCTGAAAAGAAGCCGCGCACCCGTGTGGGCGGGGCCAAACCCGCCGTCGCCAAAGCTGTTGCCGCCGAAGAAGCATCAGCCAATTCCGCCCCCGTGAAGAAGCCTGCGGCCAAGAAAGCAGCAACCGCCAAGACCGACGGCGACGCGCCGGTGAAGGCTGCCGCCAAGAAGCCAGCCGCGAAGAAAGCTGTTACCGAAGCAGACGCCGCTGAACCCAAAGCCAAGGCCCCAGCCAAAAAAGCCGCGCCCAAGAAAACGGCCACGGCTGCCGAAGCCACTGCTGAAGCGCCTGCCAAGGCCGATAAGAAGATGGCTGCGGTCAAGGCCCCCTCCGGCAAAGCCGCAGGCAAGGCACCTGCCGCACCCAAAGCCGCCGTGGCCGACAAGCCGTACTACGCGCACCCCGGCATTCAGGAACTGCTCAAGAACGGCAAGGTGGCAGGCGTGCTGGCCTCCGAGGACATCGTCACGGCCCTGGCCACCGCCCTGGAAGCCAACGGTTTGGACCCGGAAAACCCAGAGAACGCCGACGCCTTCGAGGATTTGCAGCTCTACATCGCCGCCCAGAACATTGAGGTTCAGGACGCCGACGAGGATGACGAGGAAGAGTCTGAGGACGAGGAAACCGAGGACGGCCCCGCCGCTGCCCGCGCCACCAACCAGCCCGACGACGAGGAAAAGTACTTCGACGACATGCCGCGCGCCGTCAGCAATGACCCGGTGCGCCAGTACCTGCACGAGATCGGGCGGGTGCCGCTGCTGACCCTCGAAGAGGAAATCGCGCTGGCCCGCCGCATTGAGGAAGGCGAGGAAGCTCGCAAGATTCTGGAAGAAGAGCTGGAGATGGAAGACCGCGCCCGCCGCCGCCAGATGCGTCAGGTGGAAGACGGCGCGGCAGCACGCCAGGGATTGATCGAGGCCAACCTGCGCTTGGTGGTCAGCATCGCCAAGAAATACACCGGGCGTGGTCTGGGCTTCCTCGATCTGATCCAGGAGGGCAACCAGGGATTGATCCGCGCGGTGGAGAAGTTCGAGTACCGCCGCCGCTACAAGTTCTCCACCTACGCGACGTGGTGGATCAGGCAGGCCATCAACCGCGCCATCGCCGATCAGGCGCGCACCATCCGCATTCCGGTGCATATGGTGGAAACCATCAACAAGCTGACCCGCACGGCGCGGCAGCTCCAGCAGGAACTCTCTCGCGAGGCGACCCACGAGGAAATCGCCGAGGCGATGGGACCGGGCTGGGACGCCAACAAGGTGGAAGAGGTCCAGAAGGTCAGCCAGGAACCCGTCAGCCTGGAAACCCCCATCGGTGACGAGAAGGACAGCTTCTACGGCGACTTCATTCCCGACGACAATCTGGATTCTCCGGTGGACAACGCAGCCAAGACCCTGCTCTCCGAAGAGCTGGAAAAGGCGCTGTCTAAGCTGACCGAGCGCGAGGCGATGGTCCTGAAGTTCCGCAAGGGCCTCGTCGATGGCCGCGAACATACTCTGGAAGAAGTCGGCCAACGCTTCAGCGTCACCCGCGAACGCATCCGCCAGATCGAGAACAAGGCGCTACGCAAGCTCAAGTACCACGAGAGCCGCACCCGCAAACTGCGCGACTTTCTGGACTGA